One part of the Arthrobacter tumbae genome encodes these proteins:
- a CDS encoding PfkB family carbohydrate kinase, which produces MTAVVVVGQVARDLVLTVPNMPDEGGSVPVRSRQELLGGKGANQAVACRQLEAAVELIGVVGDDPPGRTAVGQAGADGIGVDGVVRRVGAPTALLVDIVESGGVRRLFEDVDERVLLTAGDVRRSEDVLRAADSVLVQLQQPAQAVSVALEIAAAGGALVATDGAPADSRTRELVLRCAAVVRADSKETEALIGWKPRDLAQTIEAAQALVEAGPRIAALAVPTGGNVVAWAEGHIVLPLLDDDPVDPTGAGDAFVAALVIGLLRKEDAQTAGWMAAAAAAQVVRTAGGRPRLDLSELYLAARRGEAIDG; this is translated from the coding sequence ATGACCGCAGTGGTTGTCGTCGGCCAAGTGGCCCGGGATCTCGTGCTGACAGTTCCGAACATGCCGGACGAGGGCGGATCGGTTCCCGTACGCAGCCGCCAGGAACTTCTCGGAGGGAAGGGAGCCAATCAGGCAGTGGCGTGCCGCCAGCTGGAGGCAGCGGTGGAACTCATCGGAGTTGTCGGGGATGACCCACCCGGTCGGACGGCGGTGGGCCAGGCCGGAGCCGACGGTATCGGCGTTGACGGTGTCGTTCGCCGGGTAGGAGCGCCAACCGCTCTGCTCGTGGACATCGTCGAATCCGGTGGAGTACGGCGCCTCTTTGAGGATGTGGATGAGCGGGTACTACTCACGGCAGGCGACGTCCGCAGGAGCGAAGACGTGCTGCGAGCCGCAGATTCAGTACTCGTCCAACTGCAGCAGCCCGCCCAGGCAGTCTCGGTGGCGCTCGAAATCGCAGCAGCAGGCGGCGCGCTGGTGGCGACGGACGGCGCCCCGGCGGACAGTCGGACGCGTGAGCTGGTACTGCGCTGCGCCGCCGTCGTCCGCGCTGATTCGAAGGAAACCGAAGCGCTGATCGGATGGAAACCGCGTGATCTGGCTCAAACCATCGAAGCTGCCCAGGCGCTTGTCGAGGCAGGTCCGAGGATCGCCGCCCTCGCTGTACCAACCGGTGGCAACGTGGTTGCCTGGGCGGAAGGGCACATCGTATTGCCGCTGCTCGATGACGACCCCGTCGACCCGACAGGTGCCGGTGACGCCTTCGTTGCCGCCCTGGTCATCGGCCTCCTGCGGAAGGAGGACGCCCAAACAGCCGGCTGGATGGCAGCAGCGGCCGCGGCTCAGGTAGTCCGCACAGCCGGTGGACGGCCCCGGCTCGACCTCAGCGAGCTGTACCTCGCGGCGCGGCGGGGCGAGGCTATCGACGGGTAG
- a CDS encoding LCP family protein, whose protein sequence is MGLTDYRQGASGLTTHDYSDEAPQRQAKTKRPLRTAVLVLLGVLIALAALVAGYLISLAIAFETRTNTIEPAFPDSSTRPERTASAEGAMNILLMGSDARAEGSGDEAGDGLTDARSDTMMLVHLPEDRQNVYVMSILRDTWTEIPGYGENKINAAIALGGVPLVVQTVETMFDAPVDHVMIVDFEGFKGLTDALGGVTVDNPIAFQSEGTEGEFFEQGAVTLDGESALKFVRERKAFSDGDFQRVQNQQLFIKGIMSELLSAETFTNPVKLSRVVTEISPYLSVDADFGALTAGSLALGMWQIRSDDVVFFTLPNLGVGTSPDGQSIVVKDEEAIARIAEALDQGTLGEYVVNTNAG, encoded by the coding sequence ATGGGGCTCACCGACTATCGCCAGGGAGCATCCGGATTGACCACCCACGACTACAGTGATGAGGCGCCGCAGCGGCAGGCGAAGACCAAGCGCCCGCTGCGCACAGCTGTGTTGGTGCTGCTCGGCGTCCTTATTGCCCTTGCGGCACTTGTTGCCGGCTACCTGATCAGCCTCGCCATCGCGTTCGAGACCAGGACCAACACCATCGAACCCGCGTTTCCGGATTCATCCACACGCCCCGAGCGCACGGCGTCCGCGGAAGGTGCGATGAACATCCTGCTGATGGGAAGCGACGCCAGGGCCGAGGGATCCGGGGATGAGGCCGGGGACGGACTCACCGATGCCCGATCGGACACCATGATGCTTGTGCACCTCCCGGAGGACCGGCAGAACGTTTACGTCATGTCGATCCTGCGCGATACCTGGACGGAGATCCCCGGGTACGGCGAGAACAAGATCAACGCTGCAATCGCGCTGGGCGGTGTGCCGCTGGTGGTTCAAACCGTTGAAACCATGTTCGATGCGCCGGTCGATCATGTAATGATCGTTGACTTCGAAGGTTTCAAAGGCCTGACCGACGCTCTGGGTGGGGTGACCGTCGACAATCCCATCGCGTTCCAGTCCGAAGGAACTGAAGGGGAATTCTTCGAACAGGGTGCAGTTACGCTCGACGGCGAATCGGCTTTGAAATTCGTTCGTGAACGCAAGGCCTTCAGCGACGGTGACTTCCAACGGGTACAGAACCAGCAGCTTTTCATCAAGGGCATCATGTCGGAGCTGTTGAGCGCAGAAACGTTCACCAATCCCGTGAAGCTCAGCAGGGTCGTCACTGAGATATCGCCTTACCTCAGTGTTGATGCGGATTTCGGAGCCCTGACTGCGGGCTCCCTCGCCCTCGGCATGTGGCAGATACGCTCCGACGACGTCGTCTTCTTCACGCTCCCGAATCTGGGAGTCGGAACCTCACCGGACGGCCAGTCCATTGTCGTGAAGGACGAGGAAGCAATAGCGCGCATCGCTGAGGCACTCGATCAGGGAACACTGGGGGAGTATGTGGTCAATACCAACGCGGGCTAG
- a CDS encoding MFS transporter: MASESVKVNDRVHTPLGASYWKLWTSSGLSNLADGVFKIALPLLAIQFTQSPTLIAGVSFVATLPWLLFALTAGALADRMDRRRLMLVANLTRAALPAMLIAVILLDLGSIWALYVIALLVGVAETLYDTSAQSIMPQLVHRDQLSRANGRLYAVELTTNQFVGPPLGGLLVAAGVIGAFAVPAVLWLAAVGALFLVRGSFRIEREQKTTLRYDIAEGLRFLWNQKILRTLAVMTGTFNFASSAAFALFVLFAVGPSSAMQLSEVGFGVLLTTSAIGAFLGSFISEWVERKLGRSKSLALTIFGGSFFVGAPALTDNPYILGVVFFVGGVLVMLWNVITVSLRQRITPNRLLGRVNSAYRLLAWGSMPLGAAAGGLLAQWLGLEAMFGIMGVLTLALLALMPIVTDKAIDAADVES, from the coding sequence ATGGCTAGCGAATCGGTGAAGGTCAATGATCGGGTCCATACGCCGCTCGGCGCTTCCTACTGGAAGCTGTGGACCTCGTCCGGCCTTTCAAACCTCGCCGACGGCGTGTTCAAGATCGCACTGCCCCTGCTCGCTATCCAGTTCACTCAGTCGCCCACCCTGATTGCCGGGGTGTCTTTCGTCGCTACCCTTCCGTGGCTCCTGTTTGCGCTGACAGCCGGCGCCCTCGCCGACCGTATGGACCGCCGCCGGCTCATGCTCGTCGCCAATCTCACCCGGGCAGCTTTGCCGGCCATGCTCATCGCGGTGATCCTGCTCGATCTTGGCTCGATCTGGGCGCTGTATGTCATCGCACTCCTGGTGGGGGTCGCTGAAACGCTGTATGACACCTCCGCGCAGTCCATCATGCCGCAGCTGGTACACCGCGATCAGCTCTCGCGAGCCAACGGACGGCTCTACGCGGTTGAGCTGACCACCAACCAGTTCGTCGGGCCGCCATTGGGAGGACTGCTGGTAGCCGCCGGAGTGATCGGCGCCTTCGCCGTTCCCGCCGTCCTGTGGCTCGCCGCGGTGGGCGCCCTGTTCCTGGTGCGAGGAAGCTTCCGGATCGAACGGGAACAGAAGACGACGCTGCGCTACGACATCGCCGAAGGCCTGCGGTTCCTTTGGAACCAGAAAATCCTGCGCACGCTCGCTGTCATGACCGGAACCTTCAACTTCGCCTCGAGTGCGGCCTTTGCCCTCTTCGTGCTTTTTGCGGTTGGGCCGTCGTCGGCAATGCAGCTTTCCGAAGTCGGCTTCGGAGTACTTCTCACGACCTCCGCCATCGGCGCGTTCCTCGGCTCATTCATCTCGGAATGGGTGGAGCGGAAGCTGGGACGGTCGAAGTCGCTGGCGCTGACGATCTTCGGCGGATCGTTCTTCGTGGGCGCGCCCGCCCTCACGGACAACCCTTACATCCTTGGCGTCGTGTTCTTCGTGGGCGGCGTGCTGGTCATGCTCTGGAATGTCATCACCGTCTCGCTCCGGCAGCGCATCACGCCGAACCGTCTGCTCGGACGCGTCAACAGCGCCTACCGGCTTCTTGCCTGGGGCAGCATGCCGCTCGGCGCCGCAGCCGGCGGCCTCCTTGCCCAGTGGCTGGGCCTTGAAGCAATGTTCGGGATCATGGGGGTGCTGACACTTGCCCTGCTGGCCCTGATGCCGATCGTCACCGACAAGGCGATAGACGCGGCCGACGTCGAATCCTGA
- a CDS encoding MmcQ/YjbR family DNA-binding protein, which produces MATEADVRRLSLSLPGVTERSSWGQPAWFAKTLMARMWEPGVLTVKTNEREALAGTEPEVYFWMPHHDRSPQLVLIRLAGIDTGELGELLEDSFLLAGGRLAQR; this is translated from the coding sequence ATGGCCACCGAAGCGGACGTCCGGAGATTGAGTCTGTCTCTGCCGGGCGTCACCGAACGCTCCAGTTGGGGCCAACCCGCGTGGTTCGCCAAAACCCTGATGGCCCGCATGTGGGAACCGGGCGTGCTCACCGTCAAGACGAACGAGCGGGAGGCTCTCGCCGGCACGGAACCGGAAGTCTACTTCTGGATGCCGCATCACGATCGCTCACCGCAACTTGTCCTGATTCGGCTTGCCGGAATCGACACAGGCGAGCTGGGCGAGTTGCTGGAGGACTCGTTCCTGCTCGCCGGCGGCAGATTAGCCCAGCGGTAG
- a CDS encoding DUF2254 domain-containing protein, whose translation MQRFELKHWLKTRMWVIPVLFVLGGVALSWLFVAIDPEGTLVPQSISGDPTAAMQILYLISFAMLTLTGLVLSLLVLVVQLAMGSFSPRIVRQILQDRPSQCAIGLFAGTFTFSLLTMRTIVTSPEGGTVPGLAVVVSILLVLSCIVTLVWYLNHIGQSLRVAALVDWVAADTISTLDRVFPDAGPKMDIDHRFIRTPRSGVLFEVDHDCMIDLARTADCSFEVLWSIGDFVPTNAPVIRIHGQPAEVETDAVVGCIAIGPERTLNQDVAYGIRMLVDIAIGAVSSGPFDDPTTTVQAIDRLHDVLRQIVRRPLHSGEYRDDDGVLRLSVPALSWDGFVELAFDEIRRSGAASPQITRRLMSALNDLLKLAPEDRRPALERQRKLLQESMTAAVEHPDDRLRALIQDPSGIGSAGGLSRSPRHPEP comes from the coding sequence ATGCAGCGGTTCGAACTGAAGCACTGGCTCAAAACCAGGATGTGGGTCATCCCCGTCCTGTTCGTACTGGGCGGAGTGGCGTTGTCCTGGCTCTTCGTCGCGATTGACCCTGAGGGCACACTGGTGCCACAGAGCATCAGCGGCGACCCCACCGCTGCGATGCAGATTCTCTACCTGATCTCGTTCGCCATGCTCACGTTGACCGGTCTGGTGCTGTCCCTGCTCGTCCTCGTCGTGCAGCTGGCTATGGGAAGCTTTTCACCCCGCATCGTCCGGCAGATCCTGCAGGACCGGCCGTCACAGTGTGCAATCGGCCTCTTCGCCGGAACCTTCACCTTCTCCCTCCTGACCATGCGGACCATCGTTACGTCGCCCGAGGGCGGCACTGTGCCCGGCCTGGCGGTAGTGGTAAGCATCCTGCTGGTTCTCTCCTGCATCGTGACCCTGGTCTGGTACCTCAACCACATAGGACAGTCACTGCGCGTGGCGGCGCTCGTCGACTGGGTCGCCGCTGACACCATCAGCACCCTTGACAGGGTCTTTCCCGATGCAGGCCCGAAGATGGACATCGACCACCGCTTCATTCGAACGCCGCGCAGCGGTGTTCTTTTCGAGGTTGACCACGACTGCATGATCGATTTGGCGCGCACGGCCGACTGTTCCTTCGAGGTGCTGTGGTCGATCGGCGACTTCGTTCCCACGAACGCGCCCGTAATCCGCATCCACGGCCAGCCCGCAGAAGTTGAAACCGACGCGGTCGTCGGGTGTATCGCCATCGGTCCGGAGCGCACCCTGAATCAGGACGTGGCCTACGGCATCAGGATGCTGGTGGACATAGCAATCGGGGCGGTTTCCTCGGGACCTTTTGATGATCCGACAACGACGGTGCAGGCAATCGACCGGCTCCACGACGTACTCCGCCAGATTGTTCGGCGCCCGCTCCACTCGGGCGAGTACCGGGACGACGACGGCGTGCTGCGCCTTTCCGTTCCCGCCCTGAGTTGGGACGGCTTCGTGGAGCTGGCTTTCGATGAGATCCGTCGGTCCGGCGCCGCGTCGCCGCAGATAACACGCCGGCTCATGTCAGCGCTGAACGATCTCCTGAAGCTCGCGCCGGAGGACCGGCGCCCGGCGCTTGAACGTCAGCGGAAGCTCCTGCAGGAGTCGATGACTGCAGCAGTCGAACACCCGGATGACCGCCTCCGTGCGCTGATTCAGGATCCGAGCGGGATCGGTTCAGCCGGCGGTCTCTCACGCTCTCCCCGCCACCCGGAACCATGA